A single window of Syntrophotalea acetylenica DNA harbors:
- a CDS encoding DMT family transporter, which produces MTPWFFKALLALVLIGLQRFFYKVAAERGCNTALTSLVFMATVAVVSWSQFLCGADRGDPRLSMVLWGLVNGVAFLASAALTIEALRRIPAVVGYSITRLSTVFATLFSVFFFQDRLWPRQWCGILLAIAVLLLFARRSAAGSPAEEVAGRYRCGVALALLAMVAGTVATVSSKFAALHADKWGFMAIAYSFSAAAAGLWRYRQWQNVSSAALKAPVIIGIIMGGLNLIGFYLFLWALETGPLAVIAPLVGLHFTIAVLLSAVLYRERLDFRGGLGILLAVAAVLLMKA; this is translated from the coding sequence ATGACCCCGTGGTTTTTCAAAGCGCTGCTGGCCCTTGTATTGATAGGGTTGCAGCGCTTTTTCTACAAGGTGGCGGCGGAACGCGGCTGCAATACCGCGCTGACCAGCCTGGTTTTTATGGCGACGGTGGCGGTGGTCAGCTGGTCACAGTTTTTGTGCGGGGCGGACCGGGGAGATCCGCGCCTTTCCATGGTGCTTTGGGGATTGGTCAATGGCGTGGCGTTTCTGGCCAGTGCGGCGCTGACCATTGAAGCGTTGCGGCGGATCCCGGCTGTTGTCGGGTATTCGATCACGCGCCTCAGCACGGTATTCGCAACCCTGTTTTCGGTGTTTTTCTTTCAGGACCGGCTCTGGCCGCGGCAGTGGTGCGGCATTTTGCTGGCCATTGCCGTACTGCTGCTGTTTGCTCGCCGGTCAGCGGCAGGCTCCCCGGCGGAGGAGGTTGCGGGCCGATACCGGTGCGGGGTGGCTCTGGCGCTGCTTGCCATGGTGGCCGGGACCGTGGCCACCGTTTCCAGTAAATTTGCCGCCCTGCACGCGGATAAGTGGGGATTTATGGCAATCGCCTATAGCTTCAGTGCCGCGGCCGCGGGTTTGTGGCGATACCGCCAGTGGCAAAATGTCTCGTCAGCGGCGCTGAAGGCGCCAGTAATTATCGGCATAATCATGGGGGGGCTGAATCTGATTGGCTTTTACCTGTTCCTTTGGGCGCTGGAGACCGGCCCGCTGGCCGTTATCGCGCCGCTGGTCGGTTTGCATTTCACCATAGCGGTTCTGCTTTCAGCGGTTCTGTATCGTGAGCGGCTCGATTTCCGGGGGGGGCTTGGAATCCTTCTGGCGGTGGCCGCAGTTCTGTTGATGAAAGCCTGA
- a CDS encoding ADP-ribose pyrophosphatase has translation MDKKPGCKEARPSVFASGGDPESRDWLAGDLHVYVEPWRARFEWPDGYPRRIKVPDALVDWDVDYPDYDPPYYVAPEVLANDRTRKEGGWADPEDIAMAEALPVQSFEGPIRFDAKGRPLNPRGRSGIAGRGLLGKWGVNYAADPIVTRINKQFGDVEMLAIQRKDNGLWAIPGGMVDAGEEVSRTLARELSEETGVSLDMNRGKLIYRGFVDDPRSTDHAWIETTVRHLHLSSEDAADLEPRAGSDARSVYWLPLTEKSLQKLYAGHGYFVVSALAQLLRDEPEALPKKMLAVLRSYYK, from the coding sequence ATGGATAAAAAACCGGGATGCAAAGAGGCCAGACCCTCTGTGTTCGCCTCCGGCGGCGACCCTGAAAGCCGGGATTGGCTGGCAGGAGATCTGCATGTTTATGTGGAGCCCTGGCGGGCTCGTTTCGAATGGCCGGATGGCTATCCGCGGCGGATCAAGGTTCCCGATGCGCTGGTAGATTGGGATGTCGATTATCCCGATTACGATCCGCCCTATTACGTTGCTCCCGAGGTGCTGGCCAACGACCGCACCCGAAAGGAGGGTGGCTGGGCCGATCCGGAAGACATCGCCATGGCCGAAGCTTTGCCAGTGCAGAGTTTCGAAGGGCCGATCCGATTCGATGCCAAGGGCCGGCCGCTCAATCCCCGAGGGCGTTCCGGAATCGCCGGGCGCGGCCTGCTTGGCAAGTGGGGCGTTAATTACGCCGCCGATCCCATCGTCACGCGCATCAACAAGCAGTTCGGCGACGTTGAAATGCTGGCGATTCAACGCAAGGATAACGGATTGTGGGCCATCCCCGGCGGTATGGTCGACGCTGGCGAAGAGGTGAGCCGCACGCTTGCCCGGGAATTGTCTGAAGAAACCGGCGTGAGTCTCGACATGAATCGTGGCAAGCTGATTTATCGCGGCTTTGTCGATGACCCCCGTTCCACCGACCACGCGTGGATCGAGACCACGGTTCGGCATCTGCATCTGAGTTCCGAGGATGCCGCGGATCTGGAGCCCCGCGCCGGCAGTGATGCCCGTTCGGTTTACTGGCTGCCTCTGACCGAGAAGAGCCTCCAGAAATTGTATGCAGGGCACGGTTACTTCGTCGTTTCCGCCCTGGCGCAGTTACTTCGCGACGAACCGGAGGCTTTGCCGAAAAAAATGCTGGCTGTCCTGCGGTCCTATTACAAATAA